DNA sequence from the Parasphingorhabdus cellanae genome:
TAGCGTGCGCGACCTGACCGAAGCCGGTCCACATGTGCAGCGCGAGCTGGCACTGGTGAAAGTTGCCGGTAAAGGCGAAAATCGGATCGAAGCGATGCGCCTCGCCGATGTCTATCGCGCCCGGGTTGTCGATGCGACCACCGAAAGCTTTGTTTTCGAAATTACCGGTGCGCCGGATAAAATTCAGACATTTGTCGGCCTGATGCGCGAAGTCGGCCTGGTGGAAGTCGGTCGCACTGGTGTTGTCGCTATTGGTCGCGGTCCGGAATCGGCATGAGTGAAATATTGCTCACGATTGCAGCCATATTAGCGCTCGCGACAGTGTTGGTGCATTCTATCGTCGGGGAGAAGCGCCTAATCGGCCCGCTCGTCACCGCTGGCGACGGCGTCATGCAAGAAGACCTGGCTAAACAAGTCATTCGTTTCGCATGGCATTTTACCAGCATTCTCGGCCTGATCGCCGTCTATATCCTGGCCATGGCCGCCTATGATTTTGCGGCGGCCGACGTCACTTTACTGGCCGTTACCGGATCGGCATTTCTAATTGCCGGTATCTATGATGCCATCGTTACCAAAGTAAAGCATATCGGCTGGCCCATGCTGGCGGCCGTCGGTGCCTTGACCCTATTCGCTATTCTCTGAGACTTAAGGAAGAAAAATGAAAGTTTATTACGACGCAGATGCCGATCTCGACCTGATCAAAGACAAAAAGATCGCGATTGTCGGCTATGGCAGCCAGGGCCATGCGCACGCACAAAACCTGCGTGATAGTGGTGTGAAAGAAGTAGCCATAGCGCTGCGCGAAGGTTCCGCTACCGCCAAAAAAGCCGAAAGCGCTGATTTCAAAGTGCTTAGCAATGCAGAGGCTGCTGCGTGGGCTGACATTGTTATGATCCTTGCGCCGGATGAGCACCAGGCCGCGATCTATGCTGCGGATTATCATGACAATATGAAATCCGGGGCAGCCCTGGCCTTTGCACACGGCCTTAACGTCCATTTCGGCCTGATTGAGCCGCGCGATGATCTCGACGTCATCATGATCGCCCCCAAAGGCCCCGGCCATACCGTACGCAGCGAATATCAGCGCGGCGGCGGTGTCCCCTGCCTCGTCGCTATCCATGCGGACAAGAGCGGCAATGCCCATGATGTCGCCCTCGCCTATGCATCCGGCGTCGGTGGCGGCCGTTCTGGCATTATCGAAACCAACTTCCGCGAAGAGTGCGAAACCGACCTGTTCGGCGAGCAAGCAGTCCTTTGTGGCGGGATCACCCATTTGATTCAGGCGGGTTTCGAAACCCTGACCGAAGCTGGCTACGCACCGGAAATGGCTTATTTCGAGTGTTTGCATGAAACCAAGCTGATCGTTGACCTGCTCTATGAAGGCGGCATTGCCAACATGCGTTATTCCATCTCCAACACAGCGGAATATGGCGATATCACAACGGGTCCGCGGATCATCACCGATGAAACAAAGGCAGAAATGAAACGGGTGTTGGCCGACATTCAGTCCGGTCGTTTCGTCAAGGACTTCGTTCTTGACAACCGTGCTGGACAGCCTGAACTAAAAGCCGCCCGGAAACAAGC
Encoded proteins:
- the ilvN gene encoding acetolactate synthase small subunit — its product is MHIKEEQVERHVLAVLVDNEAGILARIAGMFTARGYNIESLTVADISADHAISRITIATNGPPHVIEQIIAQLDRLVPVHSVRDLTEAGPHVQRELALVKVAGKGENRIEAMRLADVYRARVVDATTESFVFEITGAPDKIQTFVGLMREVGLVEVGRTGVVAIGRGPESA
- the ilvC gene encoding ketol-acid reductoisomerase — protein: MKVYYDADADLDLIKDKKIAIVGYGSQGHAHAQNLRDSGVKEVAIALREGSATAKKAESADFKVLSNAEAAAWADIVMILAPDEHQAAIYAADYHDNMKSGAALAFAHGLNVHFGLIEPRDDLDVIMIAPKGPGHTVRSEYQRGGGVPCLVAIHADKSGNAHDVALAYASGVGGGRSGIIETNFREECETDLFGEQAVLCGGITHLIQAGFETLTEAGYAPEMAYFECLHETKLIVDLLYEGGIANMRYSISNTAEYGDITTGPRIITDETKAEMKRVLADIQSGRFVKDFVLDNRAGQPELKAARKQAEAHPIEKTGAELRAMMPWIGANQLVDKEKN